Proteins encoded by one window of Xylanivirga thermophila:
- a CDS encoding PF20097 family protein, whose protein sequence is MICPYCGKEMRYGVIQSQHEISWKPKKGKFFATAQFSKEAIILSEFSFLKGSCVEAYCCDDCRKIVIDYGDGNLSE, encoded by the coding sequence ATGATATGTCCTTACTGTGGTAAAGAGATGAGATACGGAGTAATTCAGAGTCAACATGAAATTAGTTGGAAACCTAAAAAAGGAAAGTTTTTCGCAACTGCTCAATTTAGTAAAGAAGCAATTATTCTGTCTGAGTTTTCTTTTCTTAAAGGTTCATGTGTTGAAGCATACTGCTGTGATGATTGTAGAAAAATTGTTATAGATTATGGCGATGGGAATTTATCAGAATAA